A region of Streptomyces sp. NBC_01750 DNA encodes the following proteins:
- a CDS encoding siderophore-interacting protein, producing MAERPARKATKAHEAQVVRVERITPHMVRVVLGGEGLAGFAIDEYTDHYIKLLFAPEGVTYPEPFDSERIREEFPREQWPTNRTYTVRSWDPAQRELTVDFVVHGDEGLAGPWAARARVGETVRFLGPGGGYAPAPAADWHLLVGDESALPAIAASVEAMPAGARVHAFVEVDGPGDEQKVATPDGIEINWLHRGARPVGEALVAAVTTLEFPPGDVCAFVHGEAAFVRELRRHLRLDRQIPREQLSISGYWRLGQNDEAWRAAKREWNDQVEREQETAA from the coding sequence GTGGCAGAACGACCTGCCCGCAAGGCAACGAAGGCCCATGAGGCGCAGGTGGTGCGCGTGGAGCGGATCACGCCGCACATGGTGCGCGTCGTACTGGGCGGTGAGGGGCTTGCCGGGTTCGCCATCGACGAGTACACCGACCACTACATCAAGCTGCTGTTCGCGCCCGAGGGCGTGACGTATCCGGAGCCGTTCGACAGCGAGCGGATCCGCGAGGAGTTCCCGCGCGAGCAGTGGCCCACCAACCGCACATACACGGTTCGGAGCTGGGACCCGGCCCAGCGTGAGCTGACGGTCGACTTCGTGGTCCACGGCGACGAGGGCCTGGCCGGGCCGTGGGCGGCCCGGGCGCGGGTGGGCGAGACGGTGCGCTTCCTCGGGCCGGGCGGCGGCTATGCCCCGGCTCCGGCGGCGGACTGGCATCTGCTGGTGGGCGACGAAAGCGCACTGCCGGCGATCGCCGCGTCGGTGGAGGCGATGCCGGCGGGTGCTCGCGTCCATGCCTTCGTCGAGGTCGACGGCCCCGGGGACGAGCAGAAGGTAGCCACGCCCGACGGAATCGAGATCAACTGGCTGCACCGAGGTGCTCGGCCGGTCGGCGAGGCACTGGTCGCGGCGGTCACCACGCTGGAGTTCCCTCCGGGCGACGTCTGCGCGTTCGTGCACGGCGAGGCGGCGTTCGTACGGGAGCTGCGGCGCCATCTGCGGCTGGACCGGCAGATTCCGCGCGAGCAGCTGTCGATCTCGGGGTACTGGCGACTGGGCCAGAACGACGAGGCGTGGCGCGCGGCGAAGCGCGAATGGAACGATCAGGTGGAACGGGAGCAGGAGACGGCTGCCTGA
- a CDS encoding MerR family transcriptional regulator: protein MRIGELSRRTGVPVPTIKYYVREGLLPAGQLTSPNQASYDDAHERRLRLIRALLDVGGLKVAAIAEVLAAIDDPDRSVHKVLGAATDPIVPRYADSEADAELEGAREEVRELIARRGWRVDDDTPAVEALAAALAALDRVGHGAFIEVLDDYASAAEQVARADLAYVGRRAGLDDLVESVVIGTVLGDAVLVSLRRLAHVEVSARRYGDDTAADGGGQGPGREGGGRSDGKAVVS, encoded by the coding sequence GTGCGCATAGGAGAGCTGAGTCGCAGAACCGGGGTCCCGGTGCCGACGATCAAGTACTACGTCCGTGAGGGACTGCTCCCCGCCGGGCAGCTGACCAGCCCGAACCAGGCGAGCTACGACGACGCGCACGAGCGCAGACTGCGGCTGATCCGCGCGCTGCTCGATGTGGGCGGGCTGAAGGTGGCCGCGATCGCGGAGGTCCTCGCGGCGATCGACGACCCCGACCGGTCCGTGCACAAGGTGCTGGGCGCGGCCACGGACCCCATCGTCCCGCGGTACGCCGACAGCGAGGCGGACGCGGAGCTGGAGGGGGCGCGCGAGGAGGTCCGGGAGCTGATCGCGCGGCGCGGCTGGCGGGTGGACGACGACACCCCGGCCGTCGAGGCGCTCGCGGCTGCGCTGGCCGCGCTGGACCGTGTGGGGCACGGAGCCTTCATCGAAGTGCTGGACGACTACGCGTCCGCGGCGGAACAGGTGGCGCGGGCGGACCTCGCGTATGTCGGGCGCCGGGCGGGCCTTGACGACCTGGTGGAGAGCGTGGTGATCGGTACGGTGCTGGGTGACGCGGTGCTGGTCTCGCTGCGCCGGCTCGCACACGTGGAAGTCTCGGCACGCCGGTACGGGGACGACACGGCGGCGGACGGAGGGGGCCAGGGGCCGGGCCGAGAGGGCGGAGGCCGGAGCGACGGCAAGGCGGTCGTGTCGTAG
- a CDS encoding ABA4-like family protein produces MTGTLFEITFWLAAPFWLLMIFAPTWRPTARLAASPWTISGVLVIYAVMAVPVFPELWTAVSSPDIDTFRELAVRANGAGALWAQVIAWDLLIGQWMFLEARRLGIQPLVMGPLLALTILLSPFALPVFLVLRAVKARAATTATDRAVHPLSY; encoded by the coding sequence ATGACCGGGACGCTCTTTGAAATCACTTTCTGGCTGGCCGCCCCGTTCTGGCTGCTGATGATCTTCGCGCCCACCTGGCGGCCGACCGCGCGGCTGGCCGCGTCGCCCTGGACGATCTCGGGTGTCCTGGTCATCTATGCCGTCATGGCGGTGCCGGTCTTCCCGGAGCTCTGGACCGCGGTGAGCAGCCCCGATATCGACACCTTCCGGGAGCTGGCGGTACGGGCCAACGGCGCCGGCGCTCTCTGGGCGCAGGTCATCGCCTGGGATCTGCTCATCGGCCAGTGGATGTTCCTCGAGGCGCGGCGACTCGGTATCCAGCCCCTGGTGATGGGGCCGCTGCTGGCGCTGACCATCCTGCTCTCGCCGTTCGCCCTGCCCGTGTTCCTGGTGCTGCGCGCGGTGAAGGCCCGGGCCGCGACCACAGCCACGGACCGGGCCGTACACCCACTCTCGTACTGA
- a CDS encoding VOC family protein — protein MFNAITHSQIYVLDQDEALDFYVGKLGLEVNADVDLGFMRWLTVSIPGHPERQILLEKPGPPAMSEETARQVRELVTKGATGGSLIFSTDDCRKTYETLLGRGVEFTEEPTDRPYGTDCGLRDPFGNSIRFTQPRA, from the coding sequence ATGTTCAACGCCATCACGCACTCACAGATTTACGTCCTCGACCAGGACGAGGCCCTCGACTTCTATGTCGGCAAGCTTGGCCTGGAGGTCAATGCCGACGTCGACCTGGGCTTCATGCGCTGGCTTACCGTCAGCATCCCCGGTCACCCGGAGCGTCAGATCCTGCTGGAGAAGCCGGGTCCTCCGGCGATGTCCGAGGAGACGGCGCGGCAGGTCCGTGAGCTGGTGACCAAGGGCGCGACGGGCGGCTCGCTCATCTTCAGCACGGACGACTGCCGCAAGACGTACGAGACGCTGCTGGGCCGGGGCGTCGAGTTCACCGAGGAACCCACCGATCGTCCGTACGGAACCGACTGCGGCCTCCGCGACCCGTTCGGCAACAGCATCCGCTTCACCCAGCCTAGGGCCTGA
- a CDS encoding AraC family transcriptional regulator, which translates to MSRAAEENNRRMLRARDAMDRAYAQPLDVPALARIAHVSQAHFTRTFRATFGETPHRYLQRRRVERAMFLLRETDRSVTDICFQVGFGSPGTFSRTFRDIVGRSPRTYRKEAAATDVPTCFTMAWTRPSA; encoded by the coding sequence GTGAGCCGTGCCGCAGAGGAGAACAACCGCCGCATGCTTCGGGCACGGGACGCGATGGACCGCGCCTACGCGCAGCCGCTGGACGTCCCGGCCCTGGCCCGGATCGCCCATGTGTCACAGGCACACTTCACGCGCACCTTCCGGGCCACGTTCGGTGAGACGCCGCACCGCTACCTGCAGCGCCGCCGTGTCGAGCGTGCGATGTTCCTGCTGCGGGAGACCGACCGCAGTGTGACGGACATCTGCTTCCAAGTCGGCTTCGGCAGCCCGGGAACCTTCAGCCGGACGTTCCGCGACATCGTCGGCCGGTCGCCGAGGACGTACCGCAAGGAAGCGGCGGCCACGGACGTACCGACGTGCTTCACGATGGCGTGGACGCGGCCGAGCGCCTGA
- a CDS encoding ABC transporter permease, with product MSADSLTQTWYMTQRRLVAVVRQPAYLLMMLIQPAIWLFLFGNLFKKVVELGGFGTVTYLDYLVPGIVVMSALNSSMWAGMGTLEEIERGTLNRFLTTPVSRGALMNGNVAQNGISTAVQSVIIVLLGMAGGADYPGGMRGVAILVVASVLLGAVFGAFSNAVGMLVRERESIIGINTFLLLPLTFLSSAFMAPSQMPSWMGHIADFNPANWAMVAGRSAMAADPDWGDVLSRGGALAVLTVVAVWLSTRTFRLYQKSV from the coding sequence ATGAGCGCCGATTCCCTCACCCAGACCTGGTACATGACGCAGCGCCGGCTGGTGGCCGTGGTCCGCCAGCCCGCGTATCTGCTGATGATGCTGATCCAGCCGGCGATCTGGCTGTTCCTCTTCGGCAATCTTTTCAAGAAGGTCGTCGAACTGGGCGGCTTCGGCACCGTGACCTATCTCGACTATCTCGTCCCCGGCATCGTGGTGATGAGTGCGCTCAACTCCAGCATGTGGGCCGGGATGGGGACCCTGGAGGAGATCGAGCGCGGCACCCTGAACCGCTTCCTGACCACTCCCGTCAGCCGCGGCGCGCTGATGAACGGCAATGTGGCGCAGAACGGCATCAGCACCGCCGTGCAGTCCGTCATCATCGTGCTGCTGGGTATGGCGGGCGGGGCGGATTACCCCGGCGGTATGAGGGGTGTCGCGATCCTCGTCGTCGCCTCGGTCCTGTTGGGTGCGGTCTTCGGCGCGTTCTCCAACGCCGTCGGCATGCTGGTGCGCGAGCGTGAGTCGATCATCGGCATCAACACCTTCCTGCTGCTGCCGCTGACGTTTCTCTCCTCGGCGTTCATGGCCCCGTCCCAGATGCCGTCCTGGATGGGGCACATCGCGGACTTCAATCCGGCCAACTGGGCGATGGTGGCGGGCCGTTCGGCGATGGCCGCCGATCCGGACTGGGGGGATGTGCTCAGCCGCGGGGGAGCGCTCGCCGTCCTCACCGTGGTGGCGGTGTGGCTGTCGACCCGCACCTTCCGCCTCTACCAGAAGTCCGTCTAG
- a CDS encoding ATP-binding cassette domain-containing protein — MSTRAPAVEARQLIKTYPGDVTALSGMDLTVRTGTVFGLLGPNGAGKSTTVKILTTLARPDSGTAVVAGHDVLRHPGRVRRAIGVVAQKSGADPVATGRENLLLQGRLYGLKGAALGRRVDELLARFDLTGAAKRQVKGYSGGMQRRLDVALGLVHRPEVLFLDEPTTGLDPESRTAMWEEISRLAGEEGLTILLTTHYLEEADRLAGRIAIVDRGRVVVEGTPDELKGELRGDAVHLELRADGDRAVLGEAIAALPGIHDVLVDGRRVSVRADDGAAAVPLLLAALERTGAAVAAATVARPSLDDVYLRYAGRRFSEAEAGSGPADAQDAPALAAAGGTR, encoded by the coding sequence ATGAGTACCCGTGCGCCCGCCGTCGAGGCGCGGCAGCTGATCAAGACCTACCCCGGCGATGTCACCGCCCTCAGCGGCATGGACCTGACCGTCCGGACCGGCACGGTCTTCGGACTGCTCGGCCCCAACGGCGCCGGCAAGTCCACCACCGTCAAGATCCTCACCACCCTGGCCAGGCCCGACAGCGGCACCGCCGTGGTCGCGGGCCACGACGTCCTGCGACACCCCGGCCGGGTGCGCCGCGCCATCGGGGTCGTCGCCCAGAAGTCCGGCGCGGACCCCGTCGCCACCGGCCGCGAGAACCTCCTGCTGCAGGGCAGGCTGTACGGGCTCAAGGGCGCCGCACTCGGCCGGCGCGTCGATGAACTGCTGGCCCGCTTCGACCTCACAGGTGCCGCGAAGCGCCAGGTCAAGGGGTACTCCGGTGGGATGCAGCGACGTCTGGACGTGGCACTCGGCCTGGTCCACCGGCCCGAGGTGCTCTTTCTGGACGAGCCGACGACGGGCCTCGACCCCGAGTCCCGTACGGCCATGTGGGAGGAGATCAGCCGCCTCGCCGGAGAGGAAGGGCTGACCATTCTCCTCACCACGCACTATCTGGAGGAGGCCGACCGGCTGGCCGGGCGGATCGCGATCGTCGACCGCGGCCGGGTCGTCGTCGAAGGCACACCCGACGAGCTCAAAGGCGAACTGCGCGGCGACGCCGTGCACCTCGAGCTGCGGGCGGACGGCGACCGTGCGGTACTCGGCGAGGCCATCGCCGCACTGCCCGGGATCCACGATGTGCTCGTCGACGGCCGCCGTGTCAGCGTGCGCGCCGACGACGGCGCGGCCGCCGTGCCCCTGCTGCTGGCAGCGCTGGAGCGGACGGGAGCCGCGGTCGCCGCCGCGACTGTCGCCCGGCCCTCCCTCGACGACGTCTATCTGCGGTACGCGGGACGCCGCTTCTCCGAGGCCGAGGCCGGCTCCGGACCGGCCGACGCGCAGGATGCGCCCGCACTCGCCGCCGCGGGGGGCACCCGATGA
- a CDS encoding PadR family transcriptional regulator produces MAAKRRRLSNPLALVVMVLLAEKTMHPYEIAQTIRQRGKENSVKVNFGSLYTVVQNLEKHGLVEVTDVQRQGNRPERTLYGITEAGRAEMAEWLSDLLAVPAREYPLFETALSLMGILPPEEVMSLLADRLAALKVRIASARGALQMLHGTLPRIFVVENEYQLHMIEAEAEWLRGFLDEVEQGTYEGVEGWRTFHETGELPPEFREPQERAEGRPTQT; encoded by the coding sequence ATGGCGGCGAAGCGACGCAGGCTCAGCAACCCGCTGGCGCTTGTGGTCATGGTGCTGCTGGCCGAGAAGACCATGCATCCGTACGAGATCGCGCAGACGATCCGTCAGCGCGGCAAGGAGAACAGCGTCAAGGTCAACTTCGGCTCGCTCTACACCGTTGTGCAGAACCTCGAGAAGCACGGCCTGGTCGAGGTCACCGATGTGCAGCGACAGGGCAACCGGCCGGAGCGCACCCTCTACGGCATCACCGAGGCCGGACGCGCGGAAATGGCGGAGTGGCTGTCCGATCTGCTCGCCGTACCCGCCCGTGAGTACCCGTTGTTCGAGACCGCGCTCTCGCTCATGGGCATCCTGCCGCCGGAGGAGGTCATGTCGCTGCTCGCGGACCGGCTGGCGGCGCTGAAGGTCCGGATCGCCAGTGCTCGCGGCGCGCTGCAGATGCTCCACGGCACGTTGCCCCGGATCTTCGTCGTGGAGAACGAGTACCAGCTCCACATGATCGAGGCGGAGGCGGAGTGGCTCCGCGGCTTCCTCGACGAGGTCGAGCAGGGCACGTACGAGGGAGTCGAGGGGTGGCGGACCTTCCACGAGACCGGTGAACTGCCGCCGGAATTCAGGGAACCTCAGGAGAGAGCCGAGGGCCGCCCCACGCAGACGTAA
- a CDS encoding sigma-70 family RNA polymerase sigma factor — protein sequence MKEAVHIGGPTSAGPDLQQLLGLVARGDQEAFSRVYDSVSGPVLGLVRAVLRDPAQSEEVTQEVLIEVWRTAARFQPSRGSAMTWILTLAHRRAVDRVRSAQSASDRERRAALLERTPAYDDVTEQVEARLEREQVRRCLRSLTELQRQSVTLAYYRGLAYREVAELLSVPLGTVKTRLRDGLIRLRDCLGVSA from the coding sequence GTGAAAGAAGCCGTACACATCGGCGGCCCGACCTCGGCGGGTCCCGATCTGCAGCAACTGCTCGGCCTGGTGGCCAGAGGCGACCAGGAGGCCTTCTCCCGTGTCTACGACAGTGTCAGCGGACCCGTACTCGGGCTGGTGCGCGCCGTGTTGCGCGACCCCGCCCAGTCGGAGGAGGTGACCCAGGAGGTGCTGATCGAGGTCTGGCGTACGGCAGCCCGCTTCCAGCCGTCCCGCGGGTCGGCCATGACCTGGATTCTCACGCTCGCCCACCGGCGCGCCGTGGACCGGGTCCGGTCGGCACAGTCCGCGAGCGACCGGGAGCGGCGAGCGGCGCTGCTCGAACGGACGCCGGCCTACGACGACGTCACCGAGCAGGTCGAGGCCCGCCTCGAACGCGAGCAGGTACGGCGCTGTCTGCGCAGCCTGACCGAACTGCAGCGCCAATCGGTGACGCTCGCGTACTACCGGGGGCTCGCCTACCGGGAAGTGGCCGAACTGCTCTCCGTGCCACTCGGCACGGTCAAGACACGACTGCGCGACGGGCTCATCCGGCTGCGCGACTGCCTGGGGGTGAGCGCATGA
- a CDS encoding anti-sigma factor, producing the protein MTTADLHTLTGAYVLHALAPDERAEFERHLQMCPACVQEVQELAATVGKLGLAVAVTPPPALKQRVMQQVSAERQDPPRISRRARPGGNRGRALSRFALAACLAAVAAFGGVAVWQHQEAQDAHELAQRSQQQAEELASVLAAPDARVAAVKLKDGATGTVVVSRDRNKAAFLSAGLPKPPQGKVYQLWFSDGGKMRSAGLMDPATTTNAVLMDGPVNTASGMGITVEPAGGSPEPTSDPLALTSFPA; encoded by the coding sequence ATGACCACCGCTGATCTGCACACGCTGACCGGCGCCTATGTGCTGCACGCGCTGGCGCCCGACGAGCGTGCCGAGTTCGAGCGGCATCTGCAGATGTGTCCGGCCTGCGTGCAGGAAGTACAGGAACTGGCCGCCACGGTGGGGAAGCTGGGGCTCGCTGTGGCCGTGACGCCGCCGCCCGCGCTCAAGCAGCGGGTCATGCAGCAGGTCTCCGCGGAGCGCCAGGATCCGCCGCGGATCTCACGCCGGGCCCGCCCCGGCGGCAACCGCGGCCGGGCACTGTCCCGCTTCGCACTGGCGGCCTGTCTCGCCGCTGTCGCCGCCTTCGGCGGAGTGGCGGTCTGGCAGCACCAGGAGGCGCAGGACGCACACGAGCTGGCGCAGCGCTCTCAGCAGCAGGCCGAGGAGCTGGCCTCGGTGCTCGCCGCGCCGGACGCGAGGGTCGCCGCCGTGAAACTCAAGGACGGGGCGACCGGCACGGTGGTCGTCTCACGCGACAGGAACAAGGCGGCCTTCCTCTCCGCCGGCCTGCCGAAGCCGCCGCAGGGCAAGGTCTACCAACTCTGGTTCAGCGACGGCGGAAAGATGCGTTCGGCGGGGCTCATGGACCCCGCGACCACCACCAACGCCGTCCTGATGGACGGACCGGTGAACACCGCCTCGGGCATGGGCATCACCGTCGAACCGGCGGGCGGCTCCCCCGAGCCGACCTCCGACCCCCTTGCCCTGACGAGCTTCCCCGCCTGA
- a CDS encoding cryptochrome/photolyase family protein — MSVAVMLFTSDLRLHDQPALQAALRGADEVVPLFVLDPGIRKAGFDAPNRRAFLADCLASLDAGLHERGGRLVIRTGHVTEQVCRVVAETGARAVHIAAGVSGYAVRREEQLRSALAAVRCALHVHDGVVTALPPGRVTPDGRDHFAVFSAYFRRWEAAGLRGAMAAPRSLRVPELAGHPLPRRTAVTGVSPGLAKGGELEGRRRLSAWLADTEAGIAAYAERHDDLPGDATSRLSPHLHFGTLSATELVHRAHRKGGPGADAFVRQLAWRDFHHQVLAARPEAAHADYRTRGDHWRTDEKAIAAWKDGRTGCPIVDAAMRQLLHEGWMHNRGRLLAASYLTKTLYVDWRIGARHFLDLLVDGDIANNQLNWQWVAGTGTDTRPNRVLNPLAQSKRFDPQGDYVRRWVPELAQLAGPAVHQPWKLGGLDRARLDYPDPLVEPAEGRARFERARGLH; from the coding sequence ATGAGCGTTGCGGTCATGCTCTTCACCTCCGATCTACGGCTGCACGACCAGCCGGCGCTGCAAGCGGCACTGCGCGGCGCCGACGAGGTCGTACCGCTGTTCGTGCTGGATCCGGGCATCCGGAAAGCGGGCTTCGACGCGCCCAACCGCCGCGCCTTCCTCGCCGACTGCCTGGCCTCGCTCGATGCCGGGCTGCACGAACGCGGCGGGCGGCTGGTGATCCGTACCGGCCATGTCACCGAGCAGGTCTGCCGCGTCGTCGCCGAGACCGGGGCCCGCGCAGTGCATATCGCTGCCGGGGTCAGCGGCTATGCCGTACGCAGGGAGGAGCAGCTGCGCAGTGCGCTGGCGGCGGTGCGCTGTGCCCTGCACGTCCATGACGGGGTGGTCACCGCGCTGCCGCCGGGGCGGGTCACGCCTGATGGCCGCGACCATTTCGCGGTGTTCTCGGCGTACTTCCGCAGGTGGGAGGCGGCCGGGCTGCGCGGGGCCATGGCGGCGCCGCGGTCGTTGCGGGTTCCCGAGCTCGCCGGCCATCCGCTGCCGCGCCGCACCGCGGTAACCGGTGTGTCGCCCGGCCTCGCCAAGGGCGGTGAGCTGGAGGGCCGTCGGCGGCTGAGCGCCTGGCTGGCCGACACGGAGGCGGGCATCGCGGCGTACGCGGAGCGACACGACGATCTTCCGGGCGATGCCACCTCCCGGCTCTCGCCGCATCTGCACTTCGGCACCCTCTCCGCCACCGAACTCGTCCACCGGGCACACCGCAAGGGCGGTCCTGGTGCGGACGCCTTCGTGCGGCAGCTGGCCTGGCGGGACTTCCACCACCAGGTCCTGGCGGCCCGGCCCGAGGCGGCCCACGCCGACTACCGGACGCGCGGCGACCACTGGCGTACTGACGAGAAGGCGATCGCCGCCTGGAAGGACGGCCGCACCGGCTGCCCCATCGTGGACGCGGCGATGCGCCAGCTGCTGCACGAGGGCTGGATGCACAACCGCGGGCGGCTGCTGGCGGCGAGTTATCTCACCAAGACCCTGTACGTGGACTGGCGCATCGGCGCCCGCCACTTCCTGGATCTGCTGGTGGACGGCGACATCGCCAACAACCAGCTCAACTGGCAGTGGGTGGCGGGCACCGGGACCGACACCCGCCCCAACCGTGTCCTCAATCCGCTCGCTCAGTCGAAGCGCTTCGACCCGCAGGGCGACTACGTACGCCGCTGGGTCCCCGAGCTCGCCCAGCTGGCCGGGCCCGCCGTGCACCAACCGTGGAAACTCGGCGGGCTGGACCGGGCCCGGCTCGACTATCCCGATCCGCTGGTGGAACCGGCCGAGGGGCGGGCGCGGTTCGAGCGGGCGCGCGGCCTGCACTGA
- a CDS encoding DUF1295 domain-containing protein encodes MNGFPWTAFAHGLGFAAAVALAVMLVTFAVALRAGVHRVVDVAWGIGFTAVALVSYALSAGHGDDGRRLLVTALTAVWGVRLAVYIALRGRGHGEDPRYEAMLARAGGNRHLYALRIVYLLQGALVWLVSLPVQAAQYTPGPVTAIGRLGCAVWLAGVFFEAVGDWQLARFKSDPANKGRIMDRGLWSWTRHPNYFGDFCVWWGLFLIVCDDWAVTAATVVSPLVMSRLLIKGSGKPILERQLGRRPGFAEYAARTSGFFPRPPKKA; translated from the coding sequence GTGAACGGCTTTCCGTGGACGGCGTTCGCGCACGGCCTCGGCTTTGCCGCGGCCGTCGCTCTCGCCGTCATGCTCGTCACTTTCGCCGTCGCCCTGCGGGCCGGCGTGCACCGCGTCGTCGATGTGGCGTGGGGCATCGGCTTCACGGCCGTGGCCCTCGTCTCGTACGCGCTCTCCGCGGGGCACGGGGACGACGGGCGGCGGCTCCTGGTGACCGCGCTGACGGCCGTATGGGGTGTGCGACTGGCCGTGTACATCGCCCTGCGCGGGCGTGGACACGGCGAGGACCCGCGGTACGAGGCGATGCTCGCCAGGGCGGGCGGCAACCGCCACCTCTACGCCCTGCGCATCGTCTATCTGCTGCAGGGTGCGCTGGTATGGCTGGTCTCACTGCCCGTCCAGGCCGCGCAGTACACCCCCGGGCCGGTCACCGCGATCGGCCGGCTGGGCTGCGCGGTATGGCTGGCCGGGGTGTTCTTCGAGGCGGTCGGGGACTGGCAGCTCGCCCGCTTCAAGTCCGATCCGGCGAACAAGGGCCGGATCATGGACCGCGGTCTGTGGAGCTGGACCCGGCACCCCAACTACTTCGGCGACTTCTGCGTCTGGTGGGGTCTCTTCCTGATCGTGTGCGACGACTGGGCGGTCACGGCGGCGACGGTTGTGAGCCCGCTGGTGATGAGTCGGCTGCTGATCAAAGGGAGCGGAAAGCCCATCCTGGAACGGCAGCTGGGGCGACGCCCCGGCTTTGCCGAGTACGCCGCCCGTACGAGTGGTTTCTTCCCGCGCCCGCCGAAGAAGGCCTGA
- a CDS encoding cyclopropane-fatty-acyl-phospholipid synthase family protein translates to MSPAPSRVASVDARSWPDVARLPRTSRLRTAAAERLVLRALGRLPLRVRLAGGEPIGLGGPFMEVHDPQAFFRRIGAGGLIGFGESYMAGEWEARDLVGVLTVLAEHVATLIPEPLQRLRGAWAPTGPGEHRNTSEGSRANISHHYVLSNELFALFLDRTMSYSSALFRGFPAEQNLLPAAQHRKIDRLLDLAQVGSGTQLLEIGTGWGELAIRAAQRGARVLTVTLSGEQQELARRRVHEAGLADRVTVLLRDYRKVLGHYDAIVSVEMVEAVGEEFWPEYFMTLDRLLAPGGRIALQSITMPHERLLASRTTFTWIQKYIFPGGLLPSTEAIEQVVTGCTGLRVAARDGFGPHYAETLRLWRERFAERAAAVGALGFDETFRRMWTFYLAYSEAGFRSGYLDVQHMLLTKEETA, encoded by the coding sequence ATGTCCCCGGCACCATCGAGAGTCGCGTCGGTCGACGCGCGGAGCTGGCCCGATGTGGCCCGGCTGCCCCGGACCTCCCGGCTGCGTACCGCGGCCGCCGAACGGCTCGTCCTGCGCGCCCTCGGCAGGCTGCCGCTGCGGGTCCGCCTCGCGGGCGGTGAGCCGATCGGCCTGGGCGGGCCCTTCATGGAGGTGCACGACCCGCAGGCCTTCTTCCGCCGTATCGGCGCGGGCGGACTCATCGGCTTCGGCGAGTCGTACATGGCGGGCGAATGGGAGGCCCGTGACCTCGTCGGCGTACTGACCGTCCTCGCCGAGCACGTGGCGACGCTGATCCCCGAGCCGCTCCAGCGGCTGCGCGGAGCCTGGGCGCCCACGGGGCCGGGCGAGCACCGCAACACCTCCGAGGGCTCCCGCGCCAACATCAGCCACCACTACGTCCTGTCGAACGAACTCTTCGCGCTCTTCCTCGACCGGACCATGTCGTACTCCTCCGCTCTCTTCCGCGGTTTCCCCGCCGAACAGAATCTGCTGCCCGCCGCTCAGCACCGCAAGATCGACCGGCTGCTCGACCTGGCACAGGTCGGATCCGGCACCCAGCTGCTGGAAATCGGCACTGGCTGGGGCGAGTTGGCGATCCGGGCGGCACAGCGCGGCGCCCGCGTGCTGACCGTGACCCTCTCGGGCGAGCAGCAGGAGCTGGCACGGCGACGCGTCCACGAGGCGGGACTGGCGGACCGGGTGACGGTCCTGCTGCGTGACTACCGCAAGGTGCTCGGCCACTACGACGCGATCGTCAGTGTGGAGATGGTCGAGGCAGTCGGCGAGGAGTTCTGGCCGGAGTACTTCATGACGCTGGACCGGCTGCTCGCGCCCGGCGGGCGAATCGCGCTTCAGTCGATCACCATGCCGCACGAGCGGCTGCTGGCCTCCCGCACCACCTTCACCTGGATCCAGAAGTACATCTTCCCGGGCGGGCTGCTGCCCTCGACCGAGGCGATCGAGCAGGTCGTCACCGGCTGCACCGGACTGCGGGTGGCCGCGCGGGACGGCTTCGGTCCGCACTACGCCGAGACACTGCGGCTGTGGCGCGAGCGCTTCGCCGAACGAGCCGCCGCCGTCGGCGCCCTCGGTTTCGACGAGACCTTCCGCCGGATGTGGACCTTCTATCTCGCCTACTCCGAGGCGGGCTTCCGCTCCGGCTATCTGGATGTGCAGCACATGCTGCTGACGAAGGAGGAGACGGCATGA